A single window of Rhodamnia argentea isolate NSW1041297 chromosome 5, ASM2092103v1, whole genome shotgun sequence DNA harbors:
- the LOC115750673 gene encoding reticulon-like protein B11 encodes MGDSHQPRRLSVHQALGGGCVADLLLWKKWTRGVTFLVSATALWFIFERAGYNVLSFVATVLLLLVAILFLWAKSASLLNRALPPLPDLKISEQAVVKIANVMREWVNYTLSIAYDLTVGRNLKLFLQVALGLWLISYIGSLFNFVTLVYIGVILSLTVPLLYDKYQEIIDEKLHIAHKAIQALSLRIDKVLSKIPLASNKEKKIQ; translated from the exons ATGGGAGACTCTCATCAACCTCGTCGTCTCTCTGTCCATCAAGCCCTTGGTGGTGGCTgtg TTGCTGATTTGCTTCTGTGGAAGAAATGGACCAGAGGAGTTACGTTTCTAGTCAGTGCCACCGCGCTTTGGTTCATCTTCGAGAGAGCCGGTTACAATGTCCTCTCGTTTGTGGCCACTGTGCTGTTGCTTCTTGTTGCAATCCTCTTCTTGTGGGCTAAATCGGCAtctcttcttaaccg AGCATTGCCTCCTCTTCCTGACTTGAAGATTTCTGAACAAGCAGTTGTTAAAATTGCGAATGTGATGCGAGAGTGGGTGAACTACACATTGTCTATCGCATATGACCTAACAGTTGGTCGAAACTTGAAACTGTTCCTTCAG GTAGCTCTTGGCTTATGGTTAATCTCTTACATTGGCAGTCTCTTCAACTTCGTTACTTTGGTTTATATTG GGGTCATTCTTTCTCTGACAGTTCCCCTTTTGTATGACAAATACCAAGAGATTATTGATGAAAAATTGCATATAGCTCATAAAGCTATTCAAGCACTGTCACTGCGAATTGATAAGGTCTTGAGCAAGATTCCTTTGGCttcaaacaaggaaaagaagattCAATAG